The window AGCCAGAATCTTTAGTGGTATCTGTATGATTGGGTTATGCGAAATGAACTTATGCATACAGTACTTGACTGAAAAGATTGAACGGGGTAGGAGTCATTTGGGAAAAATGGAATAAGAATCCAAAGGGAGTTTTAATGGATTTGAACTAGAATTTGCTATGATGTTATCAGCCATAGAGTTTTATGCATCTTTAACTTTTTTCCATTTAATATGGTCATTTGTAAATATTTCTTGGTTCAAGTATCCCTCTTTGGAATTTGCTGATTGTATTGTTGCAATTTACTTTCAATTTCTTTGTAAGTATTGGTGGTGTTACACCATCTTTAACCATACTTTATCTCACTTATATTTTCTTTCTGTCACGTACGTCAAGTTACGGTGTAACATGTATGTGTTCCCAATCATACTTTATCACGAAACTTATGTAAATTTCGGAATGTAAAATTAAGGATCCACTTTGGAAAGCCCATTGGGCTTTTTTAATTTCggctttactttatatttttgcTTATCATATTCGAATTAGAGGTACAActttcggttaaccggttaggttatttatatataataacctataccggttaaccggttaggttatttatatataataacctataccggttaataaccggtttgtGTTTGGAAAAACCTTAACCGGTGTAATCGGTTTcggttaataataaccggttaaccgataccggttaacctattttcagtttttttttaaccggACACATCATACAAATGATTCAAAAAAAGTTAAGTTATTAAAGTCTTACCTTGGAACCCATCTCTACCGACTTCCAATCCATccctattaaaaaaaacactccTGCGAGTTTTGTCACATGGATTcaacaaatcaaatcaaatcccaTCAATTTCTGGTTCTATTATCTGAATCTTCATCGGGGGTTCTTGGTCCTCGTCGTcaacaaatcaaatcaaatcaaacaagaTCACACACCAGGAAAAAACCCAAACGGGTAAACCTGAAGATGGAGAAGAAGTTGAATGGGTTTTTTGTGGGGTTTTTTTATGTCATCGATTGAATGGGAAGAAAAGGTCTAGAAAAGGAGTTTAAGGAATTAAGGCAGCGGTGGGTGTAAAGAAAAAGGTATGAGACTGGCTAGTgttaatcattatatatattatttgtgtaTGTATGGTAGGTTAACCGATTAAccgttttttttaaaaaaattaaccgaTTACCGGTTAACCGATTATGATCGGTTTCTGTTTTCAAAATGTTAAATCGATTCCTAGTTGTCGGTTTTTCCTAACCTATAATCGATTATTACTGtatcggttactaaccggttacGGTTATAGGTTAACTTTCGAATCGGTTCGGTTAATCGGTTTTTTTGTACACCTCTAATTCGAATGTCGATATGTTTTTAAAGAAAGCAAAAAGGATTAGagagaaaagaaatgaaatacTGTACAAAAGAGATATATAAGATTATTTTTCAGTCTCCATTCCAAACATCTCAAATACGAAACCAAAATTGTAAAGCAATAATGATGAGATTTCCTTTCCCTTCAATTTTGTTAAAATTCATTTCCTTTATTTTCTAACAAATACTAAAGTACCTAATatttctatactatatataaaaaaaataacactttatttatagaaatgttgaaaaaaatttcacatacactacccccttaacattagtgattaaattatattatcaatttcttatattttcattaatattttacatcggttatttttacatcaattatctacaccacccGACTTCACCTCCACCACCAAACGTAGCCCTAGCTACCACCACACACCGTCGACGTCATGACCACCACTGTATTGCACGAATATCGTGCTGATAATTCATAACTAATATGTCAAGTCTTTGACTTTATTATGTATTTACAGCTttagttataccttaagaacttgaTGGTTGAGTAAGAAGAGTAACCCAACATACAATAAATGCCAATATTTTGAGTTTATGATCTTTACTATAATATTTTGAGTATTGAAATTAGGGTATTTGAATAAGGTAATAaattattactaataataaatcGACCACATACAATAAATGCCAATaataaagtgtttttttttaatatatatatatatgtaaagaatTTGTAAGAAATTATTTAGGTCGTCTTTAGAAAATAGAATCGTATAATTTCCATTCTTACAGCCAATGGccattcatgattcaacaaccAAAAATATGGCCATTCGACAACCAAAACTGTAAAAACTATTACCAAGCTAACAATAGGTACAAAACCTACatgctaattaattaatagagGGACCATTTTTGTCAAATAACAAGAACGTAAGGCACTTGTAATAAGTTATTAcaatcataaatcataaaataaaatattaaaatatatataatatatatatatattatatatatatggaatttaTCTCAAAGATGACACTTTACAAACGTAAAATCCTTTcctctttaattttttaatacacAAAAGTTTAATTCaatttttcattcattcactatataaattaaaaactcaaaTAGTAAAAACTTCGCAATTTCGCATTACTTGAGGTAATAGTAATTTCTTTCTGAAAAGCAAATTTGAGGTAATAGCATAGATTTTAATCCATTATTGgtagttaaaaaaatacatcattaaAATTTTGTAGTATGTTTTCGTTTTTGTTTTGTCGGTGATTCATTGTTTGATCGCAGAGAAACTCGAGGGAATCTTCTTCCTTGTTTTTCTGTTTGTTCTTATCTGTATCTATAGTTgtatctattttattattttattcatatcattgatcatgtatatatattatatatgtgtgtttgtgtatatatatctatatatctgtTACGATCATTATAGAAAAGCCTAATTGTTATTGTTTGCAGGTTTGATGTTGTTGTAAGGTTTTTTTCTTCGAAGTATTTTGTTGTGTTGTAAAAGTTTAAGATCAAGTGTATTTAATgcgtttttttaaacaaatgttaCGACTAGTTGCTAGTAGTTAGTTTTTCTGAATACggatttttagttgaaaattttaggCTGTGTAAGATTTAATGATAAGTGTAGTTAAAACGtggttaatttttaattttcgttgATTTTTTAAGGAGTGGATAGTTATTTTGGGACGGGTGAAGTAAATTACGGACTTTTTTGTAGTTTAATGCTACGGGTTGTTAAGGGTAAATAGGAATATTAGTAAAATCGTAAACGTAggtttttttaaggaaaaagtTCAACTTAGGTACTTTATAATGTAATGATAATGGTCATGGTCAGTTATTTTGAGACATGTGATTTATAAGTTGTGgactttattaatttaatggTAAGGGTAGTACTTAAAAggaaattaataatatagtttttattgaaatttatatatagcGTGGGATTGAGATTGTATGATTTATTAGTATAGTTTAATGTCTTTGAGTATTTATCTGGTTCTTAAAATTTGAGATCACAATTGGATGTGATGTTATGAAGCATTAATTGTGGCCTCTTCTCGGTTCCTTCTACTCCTTCTTCCATAATGTGAGCTCGGAGAAGGAAGAAATAGGAGGGTCCTATGGAGAATGTGGTCAGAAATCCATAATAGAATCCGACGAGTATTTATCTGGTTCTTAAAATTTGAGATCACAATTGGATGTGATGTTATGAAGCATTAATTGTGGCAAGTTGAGTGTTAACATATAATAACGGTTCTAATTGCAGGAGCTTGTTTGATTATATAATTTTGGATAAAGATGTCTGGTGGAGAGGTTAAAAAGGTTTCACCTCAAGATATACAATTGGTATTCTTTTAGAGCTttgatatttttctttattatcagtttttgtgtagattatgttaCTTTTAAGTGTTCTTTGTTATTATTTGAGTGAATTACTTATTTTAATAGTGTTTGCTTACAGGTACAACATCTTATAGAAGAGTGTCTTCAGCTTTACATGACCCAAAAGGAAGTTGTTAGTAAACTACAATATGAAGCAAAAATTGAACCCAGTTTTACTGAACTCGGTAGGAAGTACACAAAGCTCTATCTTTGTACAGTTTTTTGCATTTGAGCGAGCTGCAACATGCTCGAGATGTTTTCATCATAGAACAACTATGAAAATTACTCTATGTTGGTTAGGTGTGCGATGCACTACTTGACAGGACTTTCATAGTTTTGGATACAATGATGCATGCAATTCTTCATTATTCTTTAGTGTTTGTGacttttttgttgtttgtttatataaatataatgtatggAAGAGTATCTCACTTCTTAGGTTTGTGAATCCGGATATATTGGAAAATAATCTGTTGATTTGCTCATTTAACATAATTGTTTCTGTCTTTCAGTGTGACGGAAGcttgaagaagaaaatcaagATTTTTTCAAGGCTTATCACCTAAGATTGATTTCGAAGGACCAAGAACACAAAGAACAAAATATATTAGTAAACGTCGAAGTTGAGTCACGACAACACTCCAATGGGGAATAAGAGGAAGTCCATGGAAGGAGATCATACAATACAAAACAAAGCACAAGTTCAAAGCACAATTGCCATTTagtcttttgtttctttctttttttcttctactTCCAATTTTGATGTTCAAATTACTTCTTCTTTGaccaaacttttttatttttacttttttctaaTTATAACACTTTAATTGGAATACAAATATGTAATGGATAGAGGAATGAGTATCTCAACATCACAATAATGAAGCAAACCAAGCTGGAAGGTAATCATGAAGGATTTGTATGTTCatccttttaaaataacttgagcacaattttgttaaaatttacttGGTATTACCTTTCTTTTCTAACAAATACTAAAGAACATATGCCTTTATAACTCACAAGTAACATTTCAAGTCTTTTAACTTTATTATGTATTTACAACTTTATACGTACCTTAAGAACATATATTGAcgacaaatataaaataatcatTATTGATAGTTGAGTAGAAAGAGTAGGCTAAAACTAAAGGGGCATGATagatttattttgtttgtttatcatctttgatatatatatgaactagaTTATGGTATTATAGTAAACGAATAAGGTAATATAGATTTAAAGGGTTAATGAGTGATTGAGTGAGAACCTTCTGGTTTCATGTACTATTTTGATACTCAAATCATACATTGTATAAAACTCATGTCCGGTAAGTCACCATTCTTAGTATTTAATAGTTTCTTCACTTGcttttaacatgttttaaatATGTGACTTTTAGTCTTCATTTATGGGCCCATGTAGTCACAGTGACAGTACCAATGGGGTTTCACCCCATTAGTAAGGTAATATAGATTTACATCATCTTTTAGCCTctataataaatgtatataatataaatacgaAAATGCTAACTGTAGTTCTTAAGTctatatttaatgtgtataaaatatttgtattttcataTGAAAAGTTCAAccttaaattttatgttaagtgtacaaaacctatataaataaatgacaaTAGTGAAAGTTTTATTACAagtattttgtatatatgtaaagaATTTGTAAGAAATTATTtaggtgttcttaaaaaaaatagaataatataTAGGATAAGGAGGCCAATGCCCCTCGAAATTTAaagtattttaaaagtttttatgcaattttaaaattttcttacatgtttttaatattttgcatatttttaaatttattttatataaattttttattttgtgtttttaatttttttttatttttcaaatacgGTCTCTGCTTACAAGCAATGGCCATTCAACAACCAAAAATATCAATACTCATTACGAAGCTAACAATAGCTACAAAACCTACATGCTAAGTAACAGAGGGACCATTTTTGTAAAATAACAGAACATAAAGCCACTTGTAATAAGTTATTACtcacacaaaaacaaaagtttattaCAATCATcataaagtataaaaataaaaatattaaaaaacatatatatggaaTTTATCTCAAAGATAACGCCAAATACTTTACAAACGTAAAATCCTTTCcctctttaattttttaatacaccaaagtttctttcaatttttcatttacagtataaaaattaaaaaatcaaataaattcgCGTTAGTTGAGGTAAGAGTAATTCTCTTTTGAATAGCAAATTTGAGGTAATAGTAATGATTTTAATCCATTGGAtagttaaaaaaacataatttaattttgttggtatgttttcttttttgttttgtcgGTGATTCATTGTCGTTTGATCTCATGCAATTGTTTTTCTGTTTGTTCTTATGTATCTATAGTTGTATCTatgtgttattttatttatatgaataatcatgtatatatatatatatgtatatatatgtgtgtttgtctgtgtatatatatatatatatttgttaagaTCATTATTGAAAAAGTTAATCGTTATTCTTGCAGGTTTGATGTTGttgtaaggttttttttttctttgaagtgTTTTGTTGTGTTGTAAAAGTTTAAGATCAAgtgtatttaaatttttttttttttttaaaactatgaGTAGTTGTTAGTAGTTAGTTTTGCTGAATACGGGGAtatttagttgaaaattttacgCTTAAGGTGTGTAAGATTAAGATTCAGTTGACTTCAAAAAGATATAAGATTTAATGATAAGGGTAGTTAAATGTAGggagtttttaattttcgtcCTTTTTTTGAAGGAGTGAATAGTTATTTTGGGACGGATGAAGTACAATTACGGAACTTTTGTAGTCTAATGCTTCGGGTAGTTCAAGGTAAAATAGGAATGTTAGTAGAATtgtaaatgtatatttttttgacaGTGGACGGTTATATTGAGACGGAGTCATGAACATTTTTTTTGAGACGTGGGATGTATAAGTTATGGACTTTATAATTTAATGATAAGGGTTGTACTTATAGGTAATAATAgagttttttaataaattatgatTTATTGGTATACAATTTAATGTGTATGTGTATTGATTTGGTTCGTATAATTTGAGATCACAATTGGATGTGATATTTTTGCTATTGTTAGTTAGAGGTTGTTATGAAGCATTAATTGTGGCAAGTTGAGCGTTAACATGTTGAGCGTTAACATTTAACGGTTCTAATTGCAGGAGCTTGTTTGATCATATAATTTTGGATAAAGATGTCTGGTGGAGAGGTTAAAAAAGTTTCACCTCAAGATTTACAACTGGTATGCTTTCGAGCTTGatatttttctttaagaaaAATGGTTGATCTTTTGACTAGTTCTGTATATGTTTTGAAGTAATTGTTGTATTTTGTAATCGTGAGATAGTTAAAGTGGTGCTTGTTGATCTTGGTATGGAAATTTTACTGAGAAAATGAATTGGGTTAAGTATGAATGAAGAACATGGAGTAGCTAGTTAAAGAAGCTCACTGTCCTTCTATTCCTTTAAATATCAGGATAAGAATGTGAAATTTGTAGATCATATCTGAGGACTAACATACGCTTGGCATACTTATAGCCATACAGAAGATATATTAGTAGCCACTCGataaaatctttgttttttCACCTCATAAGTGATTGGGGTACGATAAATAATATAGCCAAGGAGAGGCAGCCTTAATAAGGAAGATGGAAACTAGCTTATCATACTTGATGTATCTGTTAGTTCCAGATTAGGACTCAACAATatctattttagttttaaattatttagtGCTTTGTAACAATATAATGCCCAGTAAGTCGAGTATTGAGCCTGATCTATGCCAGATATTTATCAGTTTCTGTGTGGATCATGTTTCTTTCAAGTGTTGTTATTATTTGAGTGAATCACTTATTTTAATAGTGTTTGCTTACAGGTACAACATCTTATAGAACGGTGTCTTCAGCTTTACATGACCCAAAAGGAAGCTGTTAGTACACTACAATATCAAGCAAAAATAGAACCTAGTTTTACTGAACTCGGTAAGAATTACAAAAAGCTCTATCTTTGTACAGTTTTTTGCATTTGAGCAAGCTGCAACAAGCTCAAGATGTTTTCATCATAGAGCAACTTTGAAAATTTCTCGATGTTGGTTAGGTGTGGTCTTCATAGTTTTGGATACAATAATGCATGCAATTCTTCATTTCATTCTCagtgtttgtgaattttttgttgtttgtttgtatCAGTTAATAAATAATGTATGGAAGACTATCTCACTTCTTAGATTTGTAAATCCTGATGTATTGGAATGTAATCTGCTGATTTGCTCATTTAACATATTTGTTTCTGTCTTTCAGTTTGGCAGAAGcttgaagaagaaaatcaagATTTTTTCAAGGCTTATCACCTGAGATTGATTTTGAAGGACCAGATACTGAAGTTCAATAAATTGCTTCAGACGCAAGCTGAACTGATGAGTCAGTTATCCACTGCTTCTGGACCAGCTTCAGTTCCTATCTCTAATGGATCTCATGCTCCTCTATGTAAGAGAGCCATCACTGTAATCTCAATTGTTGTGCCATAAAGTGGTAAATGCTATAGGTGGTAAAATGGGTGGGCTGGGTAACAGGTCAAGACGTTGCTGCAAAAATTATATCACTTTATCAAGAATTTCCTTTCAGTTTTACCTGAATTGACTCATTTGTAGGTAAGTGGgtcgaaattgccacctctGGTTACTACTTATGTCGTTGCTCATACAAGTATATTCTTTTACAATGTGTTAACTCTTTATTTTATGGCCTAGATAATACAGGACAAGCTATGAAGCCAGATAACATGCATCAGTCTACGGTTTCTAAGTTGCCTAGTGGACTCACTAATGGTGGACCATCTGCCCACCCATTCATGCAATCCGGTGCTGGTATGTCTGGTTTACCCAGAAGGGATGACGTTTCACCAAACCCACTAATGGCCCAAAATCCAAATATGGGACTTATGCAAGGAATGGATACCGAAGGCATGAATAAATCAAAATCTGGTTATGCAGAACCCTCTTTTATGTACAATGCTGCAAACAATGCACTAGAACGGCAACCTGCTATGGCAGAGGTACCTATTCCTTCTTTTATGGGAGAAGAATCCAATCCGAAACCCGTGAATGAATCAGTAGTTGACCTGGATACATCGTCATATGGATTTTTAGGACAGATACCTAGAAATTTTAGTCTGTCAGATTTGACGGCAGACTTCTCTATAAGTTcaggttctctctctctctctctctgtctgtctgtctgtctctctgtgtgtgtgtgtgcgcgtgCGTGTGTGTGCAAACAGTGGTTTTGGTGTAACTAGGTGGCAGAAAGGGCTGGTCAGCCAGATTGGGTAATGGATACTTTCTGTACTGGTCAAAATGCAGCCATTCGAGTTGGTTTATTCCGCCAAAACCAACTTTGTGAATGATTAATGtgtaaatatgattacaaaaactacATTGGATTGCTTTTTGAAAAATTGATAGAGGCATCTAGAACATTGTAAGCATCTCCAACATAGGGCGGCTTTTGACCTCTTTAATAATTTGACATGTTCTTCTTCTGgctaaatttattttgttaccCGTTTGAAGCATTGTTAACATTGGGTTGACAAATGCACAATGCATTGATGCTGCAATCTCTAGTTGTTACAATTGGGTAATGGTCAATGGGTCGAAACAGGCTAGATCAATCTGAcacttttcttcttattttttattaattttcttttaatagaCGAGGGAAAGTGCCCGCGCAttgcggtggtgagatggtaggggtgataggtcataggaggtgataagtcatagagtgtgaccAAATGCTTTatccgtacgggttccgccctcgtatttaaaaattcatcgaaagtatatagaataacatctctaatgaaagagtccgaaattttaagaacacccatacaatttttataatttatcgatatacggtttttgagataaaagattttgaataaattagatgaataaaatgatttatggaggagagagaaaaaaatgagtggttgagatttaagggtattataggtatattagctaaggatgtttaaattagtgaataaagaagaggggtattttaggtacttcaaatcatgaattgagattttcaaaaagggcaaaatgctttataagatagtatagataattgtgttaaattttatattgaagTTTTCAATGTGATAATAATCTAGCATCTTATGTaggttgtatacttgtatgcaTTAATAGTACCTTATAGGCAATTTTCAAGCCTTTCGACCACTTGCAATCGTGTTTTACCTAATTACTATATAAAATTTCCCATATAAAACTGCACATTAGTAATTGGGCGAAGTTGCCACCTCGAAGGCTCTATGTAACGGGTACATTTTGTTTCAGATATACTCGACAACTATTCTAGG is drawn from Erigeron canadensis isolate Cc75 chromosome 9, C_canadensis_v1, whole genome shotgun sequence and contains these coding sequences:
- the LOC122583810 gene encoding uncharacterized protein LOC122583810 isoform X1, which encodes MSGGEVKKVSPQDLQLVQHLIERCLQLYMTQKEAVSTLQYQAKIEPSFTELVWQKLEEENQDFFKAYHLRLILKDQILKFNKLLQTQAELMSQLSTASGPASVPISNGSHAPLYNTGQAMKPDNMHQSTVSKLPSGLTNGGPSAHPFMQSGAGMSGLPRRDDVSPNPLMAQNPNMGLMQGMDTEGMNKSKSGYAEPSFMYNAANNALERQPAMAEVPIPSFMGEESNPKPVNESVVDLDTSSYGFLGQIPRNFSLSDLTADFSISSDILDNYSRSPFLAADTDFLNPHGNQDIQGDSKRLDTISEGLSYEGFGSD
- the LOC122583810 gene encoding uncharacterized protein LOC122583810 isoform X3, whose product is MSGGEVKKVSPQDLQLVQHLIERCLQLYMTQKEAVSTLQYQAKIEPSFTELVWQKLEEENQDFFKAYHLRLILKDQILKFNKLLQTQAELMSQLSTASGPASVPISNGSHAPLYNTGQAMKPDNMHQSTVSKLPSGLTNGGPSAHPFMQSGAGMSGLPRRDDVSPNPLMAQNPNMGLMQGMDTEGMNKSKSGYAEPSFMYNAANNALERQPAMAEVPIPSFMGEESNPKPVNESVVDLDTSSYGFLGQIPRNFSLSDLTADFSISSDILDNYSRSPFLAADTDFLNPHGNQDIQGRRH
- the LOC122583810 gene encoding uncharacterized protein LOC122583810 isoform X2; its protein translation is MSGGEVKKVSPQDLQLVQHLIERCLQLYMTQKEAVSTLQYQAKIEPSFTELVWQKLEEENQDFFKAYHLRLILKDQILKFNKLLQTQAELMSQLSTASGPASVPISNGSHAPLYNTGQAMKPDNMHQSTVSKLPSGLTNGGPSAHPFMQSGAGMSGLPRRDDVSPNPLMAQNPNMGLMQGMDTEGMNKSKSGYAEPSFMYNAANNALERQPAMAEVPIPSFMGEESNPKPVNESVVDLDTSSYGFLGQIPRNFSLSDLTADFSISSDILDNYSRSPFLAADTDFLNPHGNQDIQDSKRLDTISEGLSYEGFGSD
- the LOC122583810 gene encoding uncharacterized protein LOC122583810 isoform X4; amino-acid sequence: MTQKEAVSTLQYQAKIEPSFTELVWQKLEEENQDFFKAYHLRLILKDQILKFNKLLQTQAELMSQLSTASGPASVPISNGSHAPLYNTGQAMKPDNMHQSTVSKLPSGLTNGGPSAHPFMQSGAGMSGLPRRDDVSPNPLMAQNPNMGLMQGMDTEGMNKSKSGYAEPSFMYNAANNALERQPAMAEVPIPSFMGEESNPKPVNESVVDLDTSSYGFLGQIPRNFSLSDLTADFSISSDILDNYSRSPFLAADTDFLNPHGNQDIQGDSKRLDTISEGLSYEGFGSD